A single region of the Gossypium arboreum isolate Shixiya-1 chromosome 12, ASM2569848v2, whole genome shotgun sequence genome encodes:
- the LOC108479425 gene encoding probable pre-mRNA-splicing factor ATP-dependent RNA helicase DEAH2 isoform X3 — protein MGTERKRKVSLFDVTDEPSAKIAKSNGLGFTETNANSSINKWNGRPYSQRYYDILEKRKTLPVWQQKEEFLQVLRANQTLILVGETGSGKTTQIPQFVLDAVDIETPDKRRKMMIACTQPRRVAAMSVSRRVAEEMDVTIGEEVGYSIRFEDCSSARTVLKYLTDGMLLREAMTDPLLERYKVIILDEAHERTLATDVLFGLLKEVLKNRPDLKLVVMSATLEAEKFQGYFNGAPLMKVPGRLHPVEIFYTQEPERDYLEAAIRTVVQIHMCEPPGDILVFLTGEEEIEDACRKITKEVGNMGDQVGPVKVVPLYSTLPPAMQQKIFEPAPPPVKEGGPPGRKIVVSTNIAETSLTIDGIVYVIDPGFSKQKVYNPRVRVESLLVSPISKASAHQRSGRAGRTQPGKCFRLYTEKSFNNDLQPQTYPEILRSNLANTVLTLKKLGIDDLVHFDFMDPPAPETLMRALEVLNYLGALDDEGNLTKLGEIMSEFPLDPQMSKMLVVSSEFNCSNEILSVAAMLSVFSHEANGVALPVCLC, from the exons ATGGGTACGGAGAGAAAAAGGAAGGTGAGCTTGTTTGATGTAACGGACGAGCCATCGGCTAAGATCGCGAAATCGAACGGTTTAGGTTTTACGGAGACGAACGCTAACAGCTCGATCAACAAGTGGAATGGACGGCCTTATTCTCAAAGGTATTACGATATTTTGGAGAAGAGGAAAACCCTCCCCGTTTGGCAACAAAAAGAAGAGTTTTTGCAAGTATTGAGGGCGAATCAAACCCTTATCTTGGTCGGTGAAACCGGTAGCGGTAAAACTACTCAG ATTCCTCAGTTTGTATTGGACGCCGTTGATATAGAAACTCCGGATAAACGTAGGAAAATGATGATTGCTTGTACCCAGCCTCGAAGAGTGGCTGCCATGTCTGTTTCGCGTCGTGTTGCTGAAGAAATGGATGTGACTATTGGAGAGGAGGTGGGTTATAGTATTCGTTTCGAGGATTGCAGTAGTGCAAGGACTGTTTTGAA GTATTTAACAGATGGTATGCTTTTAAGGGAAGCGATGACAGATCCTCTTTTAGAAAGATATAAAGTGATTATTCTCGATGAAGCTCATGAAAGAACTTTGGCTACAGATGTGCTGTTTGGGCTTCTGAAAGAAGTTTTAAAGAATCGACCTGACCTTAAGCTTGTTGTTATGAGTGCTACACTAGAGGCTGAAAAGTTTCAGGGTTATTTTAATGGTGCACCACTTATGAAGGTTCCAGGTAGGCTTCACCCTGTGGAGATATTCTACACTCAGGAACCTGAAAGGGATTACTTGGAGGCTGCGATACGGACTGTTGTGCAGATACACATGTGTGAACCTCCTGGTGATATACTTGTTTTCCTAACTGGAGAGGAGGAGATCGAAGATGCCTGTCGCAAAATAACGAAAGAAGTAGGAAACATGGGGGATCAAGTAGGTCCTGTTAAAGTAGTGCCTCTATATTCAACTCTTCCACCAGCAATGCAGCAGAAGATTTTTGAGCCTGCTCCACCTCCCGTGAAGGAGGGTGGCCCTCCTGGAAGGAAGATTGTGGTGTCTACAAACATTGCCGAAACTTCCTTGACTATTGATGGCATTGTTTATGTTATTGACCCTGGGTTTTCTAAACAAAAAGTTTATAACCCACGAGTGCGTGTTGAGTCCTTATTGGTATCTCCTATATCAAAGGCAAGTGCACATCAAAGATCTGGACGTGCTGGAAGAACACAACCTGGGAAATGCTTCAGGCTCTACACTGAGAAGAGTTTTAATAATGATCTGCAGCCGCAGACCTATCCtgaaatattacgttcaaacctTGCAAATACAGTTCTCACCTTGAAGAAACTAGGAATTGATGATCTGGTACATTTTGATTTTATGGACCCACCTGCTCCGGAGACATTGATGCGTGCATTGGAAGTGTTGAATTACTTGGGAGCATTGGATGATGAGGGTAACTTAACAAAGTTGGGTGAGATCATGAGTGAATTCCCCTTGGATCCTCAAATGTCGAAGATGCTCGTAGTTAGTTCTGAGTTCAACTGTTCAAATGAGATTCTTTCAGTTGCTGCCATGCTTTCAG TATTCTCTCATGAAGCAAATGGTGTCGCCTTGCCTGTATGCCTCTGCTGA
- the LOC108479425 gene encoding probable pre-mRNA-splicing factor ATP-dependent RNA helicase DEAH2 isoform X1 has product MGTERKRKVSLFDVTDEPSAKIAKSNGLGFTETNANSSINKWNGRPYSQRYYDILEKRKTLPVWQQKEEFLQVLRANQTLILVGETGSGKTTQIPQFVLDAVDIETPDKRRKMMIACTQPRRVAAMSVSRRVAEEMDVTIGEEVGYSIRFEDCSSARTVLKYLTDGMLLREAMTDPLLERYKVIILDEAHERTLATDVLFGLLKEVLKNRPDLKLVVMSATLEAEKFQGYFNGAPLMKVPGRLHPVEIFYTQEPERDYLEAAIRTVVQIHMCEPPGDILVFLTGEEEIEDACRKITKEVGNMGDQVGPVKVVPLYSTLPPAMQQKIFEPAPPPVKEGGPPGRKIVVSTNIAETSLTIDGIVYVIDPGFSKQKVYNPRVRVESLLVSPISKASAHQRSGRAGRTQPGKCFRLYTEKSFNNDLQPQTYPEILRSNLANTVLTLKKLGIDDLVHFDFMDPPAPETLMRALEVLNYLGALDDEGNLTKLGEIMSEFPLDPQMSKMLVVSSEFNCSNEILSVAAMLSVPNCFVRPREAQKAADEAKARFGHIDGDHLTLLNVYHAYKQNNEDQSWCYENFINHRALKAADNVRQQLVRIMSRFNLKLCSTDFNSRDYYVNIRKAMLAGYFMQVAHLERTGHYLTVKDNQVVHLHPSNCLDHKPEWVIYNEYVLTSRNFIRTVTDIRGEWLVDIAPHYYDLENFPQCEAKRVLEKLYRKKEKDREESRNRR; this is encoded by the exons ATGGGTACGGAGAGAAAAAGGAAGGTGAGCTTGTTTGATGTAACGGACGAGCCATCGGCTAAGATCGCGAAATCGAACGGTTTAGGTTTTACGGAGACGAACGCTAACAGCTCGATCAACAAGTGGAATGGACGGCCTTATTCTCAAAGGTATTACGATATTTTGGAGAAGAGGAAAACCCTCCCCGTTTGGCAACAAAAAGAAGAGTTTTTGCAAGTATTGAGGGCGAATCAAACCCTTATCTTGGTCGGTGAAACCGGTAGCGGTAAAACTACTCAG ATTCCTCAGTTTGTATTGGACGCCGTTGATATAGAAACTCCGGATAAACGTAGGAAAATGATGATTGCTTGTACCCAGCCTCGAAGAGTGGCTGCCATGTCTGTTTCGCGTCGTGTTGCTGAAGAAATGGATGTGACTATTGGAGAGGAGGTGGGTTATAGTATTCGTTTCGAGGATTGCAGTAGTGCAAGGACTGTTTTGAA GTATTTAACAGATGGTATGCTTTTAAGGGAAGCGATGACAGATCCTCTTTTAGAAAGATATAAAGTGATTATTCTCGATGAAGCTCATGAAAGAACTTTGGCTACAGATGTGCTGTTTGGGCTTCTGAAAGAAGTTTTAAAGAATCGACCTGACCTTAAGCTTGTTGTTATGAGTGCTACACTAGAGGCTGAAAAGTTTCAGGGTTATTTTAATGGTGCACCACTTATGAAGGTTCCAGGTAGGCTTCACCCTGTGGAGATATTCTACACTCAGGAACCTGAAAGGGATTACTTGGAGGCTGCGATACGGACTGTTGTGCAGATACACATGTGTGAACCTCCTGGTGATATACTTGTTTTCCTAACTGGAGAGGAGGAGATCGAAGATGCCTGTCGCAAAATAACGAAAGAAGTAGGAAACATGGGGGATCAAGTAGGTCCTGTTAAAGTAGTGCCTCTATATTCAACTCTTCCACCAGCAATGCAGCAGAAGATTTTTGAGCCTGCTCCACCTCCCGTGAAGGAGGGTGGCCCTCCTGGAAGGAAGATTGTGGTGTCTACAAACATTGCCGAAACTTCCTTGACTATTGATGGCATTGTTTATGTTATTGACCCTGGGTTTTCTAAACAAAAAGTTTATAACCCACGAGTGCGTGTTGAGTCCTTATTGGTATCTCCTATATCAAAGGCAAGTGCACATCAAAGATCTGGACGTGCTGGAAGAACACAACCTGGGAAATGCTTCAGGCTCTACACTGAGAAGAGTTTTAATAATGATCTGCAGCCGCAGACCTATCCtgaaatattacgttcaaacctTGCAAATACAGTTCTCACCTTGAAGAAACTAGGAATTGATGATCTGGTACATTTTGATTTTATGGACCCACCTGCTCCGGAGACATTGATGCGTGCATTGGAAGTGTTGAATTACTTGGGAGCATTGGATGATGAGGGTAACTTAACAAAGTTGGGTGAGATCATGAGTGAATTCCCCTTGGATCCTCAAATGTCGAAGATGCTCGTAGTTAGTTCTGAGTTCAACTGTTCAAATGAGATTCTTTCAGTTGCTGCCATGCTTTCAG TACCCAATTGCTTTGTACGGCCTAGGGAGGCACAAAAAGCTGCAGATGAAGCAAAAGCTCGGTTTGGGCATATCGATGGTGATCATCTCACGCTTTTGAACGTGTACCATGCTTACAAACAAAACA ACGAGGATCAATCTTGGTGCTATGAGAATTTCATCAACCATAGAGCGCTGAAGGCTGCTGATAATGTTAGACAACAGCTCGTGCGCATTATGTCCAGGTTTAATCTCAAGCTTTGCAGCACTGATTTCAACAGCCGTGACTACTATGTCAACATTAGAAAGGCCATGCTTGCCGGGTATTTCATGCAGGTAGCTCATCTGGAGCGCACGGGGCACTACTTGACAGTTAAAGACAACCAG gTGGTGCACTTGCATCCATCAAATTGCCTGGATCACAAGCCAGAGTGGGTCATCTACAACGAGTATGTCCTGACAAGCCGGAATTTTATTCGTACTGTGACAGATATTCGTGGTGAATG gttagttGATATAGCACCACATTATTATGATCTCGAAAACTTCCCACAGTGTGAGGCAAAGCGAGTCCTCGAAAAGCTTTACAGAAAAAAGGAGAAGGATCGGGAGGAGAGTCGAAACAGGAGATGA
- the LOC108479425 gene encoding probable pre-mRNA-splicing factor ATP-dependent RNA helicase DEAH2 isoform X2, producing the protein MGTERKRKVSLFDVTDEPSAKIAKSNGLGFTETNANSSINKWNGRPYSQRYYDILEKRKTLPVWQQKEEFLQVLRANQTLILVGETGSGKTTQIPQFVLDAVDIETPDKRRKMMIACTQPRRVAAMSVSRRVAEEMDVTIGEEVGYSIRFEDCSSARTVLKYLTDGMLLREAMTDPLLERYKVIILDEAHERTLATDVLFGLLKEVLKNRPDLKLVVMSATLEAEKFQGYFNGAPLMKVPGRLHPVEIFYTQEPERDYLEAAIRTVVQIHMCEPPGDILVFLTGEEEIEDACRKITKEVGNMGDQVGPVKVVPLYSTLPPAMQQKIFEPAPPPVKEGGPPGRKIVVSTNIAETSLTIDGIVYVIDPGFSKQKVYNPRVRVESLLVSPISKASAHQRSGRAGRTQPGKCFRLYTEKSFNNDLQPQTYPEILRSNLANTVLTLKKLGIDDLVHFDFMDPPAPETLMRALEVLNYLGALDDEGNLTKLGEIMSEFPLDPQMSKMLVVSSEFNCSNEILSVAAMLSVSQYSLMKQMVSPCLYASADLPWASSVITQFFL; encoded by the exons ATGGGTACGGAGAGAAAAAGGAAGGTGAGCTTGTTTGATGTAACGGACGAGCCATCGGCTAAGATCGCGAAATCGAACGGTTTAGGTTTTACGGAGACGAACGCTAACAGCTCGATCAACAAGTGGAATGGACGGCCTTATTCTCAAAGGTATTACGATATTTTGGAGAAGAGGAAAACCCTCCCCGTTTGGCAACAAAAAGAAGAGTTTTTGCAAGTATTGAGGGCGAATCAAACCCTTATCTTGGTCGGTGAAACCGGTAGCGGTAAAACTACTCAG ATTCCTCAGTTTGTATTGGACGCCGTTGATATAGAAACTCCGGATAAACGTAGGAAAATGATGATTGCTTGTACCCAGCCTCGAAGAGTGGCTGCCATGTCTGTTTCGCGTCGTGTTGCTGAAGAAATGGATGTGACTATTGGAGAGGAGGTGGGTTATAGTATTCGTTTCGAGGATTGCAGTAGTGCAAGGACTGTTTTGAA GTATTTAACAGATGGTATGCTTTTAAGGGAAGCGATGACAGATCCTCTTTTAGAAAGATATAAAGTGATTATTCTCGATGAAGCTCATGAAAGAACTTTGGCTACAGATGTGCTGTTTGGGCTTCTGAAAGAAGTTTTAAAGAATCGACCTGACCTTAAGCTTGTTGTTATGAGTGCTACACTAGAGGCTGAAAAGTTTCAGGGTTATTTTAATGGTGCACCACTTATGAAGGTTCCAGGTAGGCTTCACCCTGTGGAGATATTCTACACTCAGGAACCTGAAAGGGATTACTTGGAGGCTGCGATACGGACTGTTGTGCAGATACACATGTGTGAACCTCCTGGTGATATACTTGTTTTCCTAACTGGAGAGGAGGAGATCGAAGATGCCTGTCGCAAAATAACGAAAGAAGTAGGAAACATGGGGGATCAAGTAGGTCCTGTTAAAGTAGTGCCTCTATATTCAACTCTTCCACCAGCAATGCAGCAGAAGATTTTTGAGCCTGCTCCACCTCCCGTGAAGGAGGGTGGCCCTCCTGGAAGGAAGATTGTGGTGTCTACAAACATTGCCGAAACTTCCTTGACTATTGATGGCATTGTTTATGTTATTGACCCTGGGTTTTCTAAACAAAAAGTTTATAACCCACGAGTGCGTGTTGAGTCCTTATTGGTATCTCCTATATCAAAGGCAAGTGCACATCAAAGATCTGGACGTGCTGGAAGAACACAACCTGGGAAATGCTTCAGGCTCTACACTGAGAAGAGTTTTAATAATGATCTGCAGCCGCAGACCTATCCtgaaatattacgttcaaacctTGCAAATACAGTTCTCACCTTGAAGAAACTAGGAATTGATGATCTGGTACATTTTGATTTTATGGACCCACCTGCTCCGGAGACATTGATGCGTGCATTGGAAGTGTTGAATTACTTGGGAGCATTGGATGATGAGGGTAACTTAACAAAGTTGGGTGAGATCATGAGTGAATTCCCCTTGGATCCTCAAATGTCGAAGATGCTCGTAGTTAGTTCTGAGTTCAACTGTTCAAATGAGATTCTTTCAGTTGCTGCCATGCTTTCAG TTTCTCAGTATTCTCTCATGAAGCAAATGGTGTCGCCTTGCCTGTATGCCTCTGCTGACCTACCATGGGCCTCTTCTGTGATAACTCAATTCTTTCTTTAG